One window of the Rufibacter radiotolerans genome contains the following:
- a CDS encoding DUF3987 domain-containing protein, translating to MTLFNSRTDLGKFNGLDLDKIYHALPEYPKGLLRHHLPLQELVLAMFSILVTLPALIPNVYIEYGGKRIYPFLFLMVILPPAGGKGVIGLSRLLLADINLKLSKEFDEVNRRYEHEMLVFKKNAGKPGSPTLPTPPKMPQVIIPGNTSAARFIVQLSENGDRIGGIINETEADALSNLLGTELGGQSSIILRQAYHHEPISSARKGNRETLVAHHPKLGILVAGTENQLQALFKQGSQDGLTSRFAFVEPEGNMEWVTPRPLGTDKPIEEQYRQYGRKSLELWPQTKDLDLEVQLTPAQWDELDRVGEEMQRQAHLEGGVYAVSIARRHALMLVRFCTILSFFRHIDPETCKVPSFKGPIFPTEEDFWVSKELTKYSFQKALDIFKRMPGPPSIRMNHTRQFTFYTSLPQEFTMPEAIEVAAKENIPPRTKDRWLKEFVETGALERLARGHYRKCHVAEAALAEEYSPIN from the coding sequence ATGACTCTATTTAATTCCCGCACGGATTTGGGTAAGTTCAATGGCTTAGACCTAGATAAAATCTACCATGCCCTACCTGAGTATCCCAAAGGACTTCTCCGCCATCACCTCCCCCTACAGGAGCTTGTCCTTGCCATGTTCTCAATACTCGTGACCTTGCCTGCGCTGATACCGAACGTCTACATTGAGTATGGCGGCAAGAGAATCTATCCATTCCTGTTTCTTATGGTTATCCTTCCCCCTGCTGGCGGGAAGGGGGTGATCGGGCTTAGCCGCCTTCTCCTTGCGGACATCAATCTTAAGCTGAGCAAGGAATTTGATGAAGTCAACAGGAGATACGAGCATGAGATGCTAGTTTTCAAGAAGAACGCCGGCAAACCCGGATCACCCACTTTGCCGACGCCGCCGAAAATGCCCCAAGTGATAATTCCTGGCAATACGTCAGCTGCTCGTTTCATTGTACAGCTCAGCGAAAACGGTGACCGTATAGGAGGGATCATCAACGAAACCGAGGCAGATGCGTTGTCCAATCTTCTAGGAACGGAGTTGGGTGGTCAAAGCTCCATCATCCTAAGGCAAGCCTACCACCATGAGCCTATCTCAAGTGCGAGGAAAGGAAACCGTGAGACCCTAGTTGCCCATCATCCAAAACTTGGGATTCTGGTGGCGGGGACAGAGAACCAGCTACAGGCTCTATTCAAGCAAGGCAGCCAGGATGGCCTTACTTCCAGGTTCGCCTTTGTAGAGCCGGAAGGGAACATGGAATGGGTTACCCCAAGACCATTAGGTACGGATAAACCGATTGAAGAACAATACCGACAGTATGGCCGGAAGTCTTTGGAATTATGGCCTCAGACCAAAGACCTTGATTTGGAGGTACAGCTCACCCCGGCCCAGTGGGACGAATTGGACAGAGTTGGAGAGGAAATGCAGCGACAGGCACATTTGGAGGGCGGCGTTTACGCCGTATCCATCGCCAGAAGGCACGCCCTAATGTTGGTAAGATTTTGCACGATCCTGAGCTTCTTCCGCCATATTGACCCAGAAACTTGTAAGGTGCCTTCTTTCAAGGGTCCCATATTCCCGACAGAAGAAGACTTCTGGGTGAGCAAAGAGCTAACCAAATACTCCTTCCAAAAGGCCCTGGACATCTTCAAACGGATGCCAGGTCCGCCCTCAATAAGGATGAACCACACCCGGCAGTTTACTTTCTACACATCCCTCCCACAGGAATTTACCATGCCAGAGGCTATTGAAGTGGCTGCCAAAGAAAACATACCTCCCCGCACGAAAGACCGATGGCTCAAAGAGTTTGTGGAGACAGGCGCACTGGAGCGATTAGCGAGAGGTCACTACAGAAAATGCCACGTGGCGGAAGCGGCGTTGGCGGAAGAGTATTCACCAATAAATTAA
- a CDS encoding Y-family DNA polymerase, whose protein sequence is MTTLFALCDCNNFYASCERVFQPQLNGKPVVVLSNNDGCVVARSNEAKALGIQMGAPFFEIRDLAECGDVHAFSSNYVLYGDMSSRVMATLSLFTPNIEVYSIDESFLDLGNFYKKDLNEYCWEIKRTVQQWTGIPISLGVAPTKALAKVANKLAKKSQKAKGVLVLTDPHHLAEALKATQIEDVWGVGRQYAKLLRRHGVSTAYDFTQKNDAWVKKHMAVVGLRLVKELRGESCLELEELAPPKKGICTSRGFGERLTEYSQIEEATASYAATCARKLRKQGSCARVMTVFLQTNFFSEREPQYSNSRTITLPVATNSDLELIHYASLALKSIFRPGYRYKKSGVFLTEIVPNYQIQYDLLDKVDREKHNSLMETVDRLAARYGRDIVKVAAQGLDPLWQMKCERRSPCFTTRLSEIPIVYIE, encoded by the coding sequence ATGACCACCCTGTTCGCGCTCTGCGACTGCAACAACTTCTACGCCTCCTGCGAGCGGGTCTTCCAGCCGCAGCTGAACGGAAAACCGGTGGTGGTGCTCTCCAACAACGACGGCTGCGTGGTCGCCCGCAGCAACGAGGCAAAGGCGCTGGGCATCCAGATGGGTGCTCCCTTCTTCGAGATTCGTGACCTAGCGGAGTGCGGTGACGTGCACGCCTTCTCCTCCAACTACGTGCTGTACGGGGACATGTCCAGCCGGGTGATGGCGACGCTGTCCCTGTTCACCCCGAACATCGAGGTATATTCCATCGACGAGTCGTTCCTGGACCTGGGCAACTTCTACAAGAAAGACCTGAACGAATACTGCTGGGAGATCAAGCGCACGGTGCAGCAGTGGACGGGCATTCCCATCAGCCTGGGGGTCGCGCCGACCAAGGCGCTCGCTAAAGTAGCAAACAAACTTGCTAAGAAGTCCCAGAAAGCGAAGGGGGTGCTGGTGCTCACCGACCCGCACCACCTCGCGGAGGCGCTGAAAGCCACCCAGATCGAGGACGTGTGGGGAGTGGGACGGCAGTACGCGAAACTGCTCAGACGGCACGGGGTGAGCACCGCCTATGATTTCACCCAGAAGAATGACGCTTGGGTGAAGAAGCACATGGCGGTCGTTGGGTTGAGACTGGTGAAAGAACTCCGGGGGGAGAGCTGCCTGGAGCTGGAGGAGCTCGCCCCGCCCAAGAAAGGGATCTGCACCTCCCGGGGGTTCGGGGAGCGGCTGACGGAGTACTCCCAGATTGAGGAGGCGACCGCAAGCTACGCCGCCACGTGCGCCCGTAAACTTAGGAAGCAGGGAAGCTGCGCCCGGGTGATGACGGTGTTCCTGCAGACCAACTTCTTCTCGGAAAGAGAACCCCAGTACAGCAACAGCCGGACCATCACCCTGCCGGTCGCCACCAACTCGGACCTGGAGCTGATCCACTACGCGTCCCTGGCGCTCAAGTCCATCTTCCGGCCGGGGTACCGCTACAAGAAGTCCGGGGTCTTCCTGACGGAGATCGTACCCAACTACCAGATCCAGTACGACCTGCTGGACAAGGTAGACAGGGAAAAGCACAATAGCCTCATGGAGACGGTGGACCGGCTCGCCGCCCGCTACGGGAGGGACATCGTTAAGGTAGCTGCCCAAGGGCTTGACCCCTTATGGCAGATGAAGTGTGAGCGCAGGTCACCGTGTTTTACTACTAGACTCTCAGAAATTCCTATAGTTTATATCGAATAA
- a CDS encoding LexA family protein has protein sequence MLEPIPIDLLEGVEIPLFASYISAGFPSPADDYLEDRIELGEYLVQNPTSTFMMKVKGNSMRDANIHEGDLLVIDKSLKPRDGLPVVCFLDGEFTVKTFRKIKDKVFLEPANPAYPRIEITEEMDMRVWGVIVWILHKPVMR, from the coding sequence GTGCTGGAACCGATTCCCATCGACCTACTGGAGGGGGTGGAAATTCCCCTGTTTGCCTCCTACATCAGCGCCGGGTTCCCCTCTCCCGCCGATGACTACCTGGAGGACCGGATCGAGCTGGGCGAGTACCTGGTCCAGAACCCCACCTCCACCTTCATGATGAAGGTAAAAGGTAACTCCATGCGGGACGCCAACATCCACGAAGGTGACCTTTTGGTGATAGACAAGAGCCTCAAGCCCAGGGATGGCCTGCCGGTGGTGTGCTTCCTGGACGGGGAGTTCACGGTGAAGACCTTCCGGAAGATTAAAGACAAAGTGTTCCTCGAGCCGGCGAACCCGGCCTACCCGCGGATAGAGATCACCGAGGAGATGGACATGCGGGTGTGGGGCGTGATCGTCTGGATCCTGCACAAGCCGGTGATGCGATGA
- a CDS encoding helix-turn-helix domain-containing protein, whose product MKSEEEVLKAIGERLKAIRIQKGYTSYEAFALDHDLGRMQYWRLETGKTNITVKTLYKVLEIHEMSFPEFFSTGFD is encoded by the coding sequence ATGAAGAGTGAAGAAGAGGTACTGAAGGCAATCGGGGAGAGACTAAAAGCGATTAGGATACAGAAAGGGTATACCAGCTACGAGGCTTTTGCACTAGACCATGACCTAGGAAGGATGCAGTACTGGCGACTTGAGACAGGAAAAACGAACATCACTGTCAAGACACTTTATAAAGTCCTGGAGATCCATGAGATGTCGTTCCCAGAGTTCTTTTCCACCGGCTTTGATTGA
- a CDS encoding JAB domain-containing protein, which translates to MRKKTSTVQEIRLRYAADPKRATAPKITSSQDSYVVFKEHFDPDYINIREEFQVLYLNAANQVLGVYRGFSGGITASVVDVRLIMAVALKGLCSGMVIAHNHPSGNLTPSSADKQITQSIKKAGELFNIKLLDHLILTPSESYYSFADEGIL; encoded by the coding sequence ATGAGAAAGAAAACAAGCACCGTGCAGGAGATCCGGCTGAGATATGCAGCCGACCCGAAAAGAGCAACCGCACCCAAGATCACCAGTTCCCAGGATTCATATGTCGTCTTCAAAGAGCACTTCGACCCGGACTACATAAATATCCGGGAGGAGTTCCAGGTGCTGTACCTCAACGCCGCCAATCAGGTACTCGGGGTGTACAGGGGTTTCAGCGGAGGGATTACCGCCTCGGTGGTAGACGTTAGGCTCATCATGGCGGTCGCCTTGAAAGGTCTCTGCTCCGGGATGGTGATCGCGCACAACCACCCGAGCGGGAACTTGACACCCTCCTCTGCCGACAAGCAGATCACCCAGAGCATCAAGAAAGCGGGGGAGCTGTTCAACATAAAGCTGCTGGACCATCTTATCCTCACCCCTTCCGAAAGTTACTACAGCTTCGCGGACGAGGGGATTTTGTGA
- a CDS encoding DUF3871 family protein, with protein MEATQTLARVPVPAMQINRELDRKSSSRSFIEANTSGVPFEEIRRDHIIPVFVKDNEPLISQSDFIAATQEAVADLFRGETILKPEIRVSHPIKGRIPEAKNKPANQLHEWERTLYYERMMFVVEVPTIYDTIGGNTLTLMVGGVKAYNLDNLYNKKGAAEHFKVFIGFQNMVCTNLCVRSDGYVEDLRVTDLNQLREGIYNLLGNYDQHRHLRQMQTLTQYSLTERQFAQLLGRCRMYNYLPPADKKLVPELLYGDSQLNSVTNDYYRDLSFCRQEDGDINLWKLYNLFTGANKSTYIDQFLDRSVNALDFTSQIQDALDNRSASWYLQ; from the coding sequence ATGGAAGCAACGCAAACGCTCGCTAGGGTACCGGTACCCGCAATGCAAATCAACAGAGAGCTGGACCGGAAATCCAGCTCTCGCAGTTTCATAGAAGCCAACACGTCAGGGGTGCCGTTCGAGGAGATACGGCGGGACCACATCATCCCGGTTTTCGTCAAGGACAACGAGCCGCTGATCTCGCAATCCGATTTCATAGCGGCCACGCAGGAGGCGGTCGCTGACCTTTTCCGGGGGGAGACCATTCTCAAGCCTGAGATCCGCGTGTCCCACCCGATCAAGGGGCGCATACCCGAGGCGAAGAACAAACCCGCCAACCAGCTGCATGAGTGGGAAAGGACCCTCTACTATGAGCGGATGATGTTCGTCGTGGAGGTCCCCACCATCTATGACACCATCGGGGGAAACACCCTCACCCTGATGGTAGGCGGGGTGAAGGCGTACAACCTGGACAACCTCTACAACAAGAAGGGGGCCGCCGAGCACTTCAAGGTCTTCATCGGCTTTCAGAACATGGTGTGCACGAACCTATGTGTGAGAAGCGATGGCTATGTGGAGGACTTGCGGGTAACCGACCTGAACCAACTGCGGGAGGGGATCTACAATCTGCTGGGGAACTATGACCAGCACCGCCACCTGAGGCAGATGCAGACGCTCACCCAGTACTCCCTCACGGAAAGGCAGTTTGCCCAGCTGCTCGGTCGTTGCAGGATGTACAACTACCTGCCACCGGCGGACAAGAAGCTGGTCCCCGAGCTGCTGTACGGGGATTCGCAGCTGAACTCCGTGACCAACGACTACTACAGGGATTTGAGCTTCTGCCGGCAGGAGGATGGGGACATTAATCTCTGGAAGCTCTACAACCTGTTCACCGGAGCAAACAAGTCCACTTACATTGACCAGTTCCTGGATAGAAGCGTCAACGCCCTTGACTTCACGTCGCAGATCCAAGACGCTTTGGACAACCGAAGCGCTTCCTGGTACCTGCAGTAA
- a CDS encoding AAA family ATPase: MFHYKPHIMELRKANRQRSKIRLLLQSPSGGGKTMSALLIAKGITEGDWSKVAVIDTENHSADLYSDLGEYNVLNLAAPFTPESYIQAMQACEKEGIEVIILDSITHEWEYLLDFHASLPGNSFTAWSKVTPRHTAFIQHMLQSPCHIIATVRSKTEYAMAEKNGKQVPEKMGMKSVQRDGIDYEFTVVLELDLRHNAVASKDRTRLFMDKPPFRPSEDTGRQILSWCLDGSAEPTPLNDDQVRQEVSQCTNLNELSALFHRCSQPQKDSLVPLFKEQKQFIMKSSQLTDQLLNQTIHKNGSNANAR; the protein is encoded by the coding sequence ATGTTTCACTATAAACCTCACATCATGGAATTACGAAAAGCAAACAGGCAACGGAGCAAGATCCGTCTGCTGTTGCAGTCACCCAGCGGTGGCGGGAAGACGATGTCAGCGCTCCTGATCGCAAAAGGTATTACGGAAGGAGACTGGTCCAAAGTGGCGGTCATCGACACGGAGAACCACTCCGCCGACCTCTATTCCGACCTAGGGGAATACAACGTGCTGAACCTGGCTGCCCCCTTTACCCCAGAAAGCTATATCCAGGCAATGCAGGCATGCGAGAAGGAAGGCATAGAGGTCATCATCCTTGACTCCATCACGCATGAGTGGGAGTATTTGCTGGACTTCCACGCCTCCCTGCCGGGCAACTCCTTTACCGCCTGGTCTAAGGTGACCCCGCGCCACACTGCCTTCATCCAGCACATGCTCCAGTCTCCCTGCCATATCATCGCCACGGTGAGGAGCAAGACAGAGTATGCCATGGCCGAGAAGAACGGCAAGCAAGTGCCGGAGAAAATGGGCATGAAAAGCGTGCAGCGGGACGGCATCGACTATGAGTTCACCGTCGTGCTGGAACTTGACCTGAGGCATAACGCAGTCGCCTCCAAAGACAGGACGAGGCTCTTCATGGACAAGCCACCGTTCAGGCCGAGTGAGGATACCGGCAGGCAGATCCTGTCCTGGTGCCTGGACGGTTCAGCGGAACCAACACCCTTGAATGACGACCAGGTACGGCAGGAAGTCTCCCAGTGCACGAACCTGAATGAGCTCTCCGCCCTGTTCCACCGCTGTAGCCAACCGCAGAAGGACTCCCTGGTCCCTTTGTTCAAGGAGCAGAAGCAGTTCATCATGAAGTCCAGCCAGTTAACCGATCAACTCTTAAACCAAACGATCCACAAAAATGGAAGCAACGCAAACGCTCGCTAG
- a CDS encoding murein L,D-transpeptidase catalytic domain-containing protein — translation MRHNLNRCYLFILLLVSACYGKSSGIEDNVTFEEKSIPTERYISHLKPHLSSKYNQDVAFYADLTLPANEYRFFVLDLKEGKVLDKGLCLNGREDNEGNVIYSNTPDSNCSSKGVAEISYRYNGSFGKAYKLRGLEESNNNMFRRAIVLHAWSGVPDEPVKEEPIQSQGCPTVNPAFLEKLSGYIDNSNKPILLYTL, via the coding sequence ATGAGACATAATTTAAACAGGTGTTATTTATTCATCCTCCTCCTTGTCAGTGCATGTTATGGGAAATCCTCTGGCATTGAAGATAATGTAACCTTTGAGGAAAAATCTATTCCCACTGAACGGTATATCTCTCACCTGAAACCCCATCTTTCATCAAAATACAACCAGGACGTAGCTTTCTATGCGGATCTCACACTGCCTGCGAATGAATACCGGTTCTTCGTGCTAGACTTGAAGGAAGGCAAAGTATTAGACAAGGGCCTATGCTTGAATGGGCGAGAAGATAACGAGGGGAATGTGATCTACTCTAATACCCCTGACAGCAACTGTAGTTCCAAAGGCGTGGCAGAGATCTCCTATCGGTACAATGGTTCCTTTGGGAAGGCCTATAAACTTCGTGGGTTAGAAGAAAGCAACAACAATATGTTCCGCCGAGCTATTGTACTACATGCTTGGTCTGGAGTGCCAGATGAACCCGTTAAAGAAGAACCTATACAAAGCCAGGGATGTCCTACCGTGAATCCTGCTTTCCTGGAGAAGTTGTCTGGCTACATAGACAACAGCAATAAACCTATCTTACTATATACTCTGTAA
- a CDS encoding site-specific integrase encodes MMKPPITCIMLDDRRALKDGTYPVKLKITFQRQRKYYPTRFNMTEEDFASVMEKKPKPKFKDLQIQIQTIEHKAVKVIGDLTDFSFEAFEKKFLNRASKDDVFSAFKTQIDKLSKEGRAGTASSYGCAMKSIETFVDKSSLPFAAVTAEFLREYEQWMLSNKKSLTTVGIYLRTLRALYNDAIASGDAKQELYPFGKRKYVTPSGRNVKKALALTDIEKIFTYVPKHEGEERARDLWVFSYLCQGINVKDIARLRYRNLEEERITFIRAKTERTSRQNLKPITVVRTPEIDQIIERWGSKDAKADNFIFSLLEPDLSPERELARVRNITKEINKYIKRIAIAVGIEKNISTYSARHSFSTVLKRAGAPIELISEALGHSNLKTTESYLDSFEDKVKRRYSSALTAFSKEKE; translated from the coding sequence ATGATGAAGCCTCCAATTACCTGTATCATGCTTGATGACCGTCGGGCCTTAAAAGATGGGACATACCCCGTTAAATTAAAAATCACCTTCCAGCGACAGAGGAAGTATTACCCAACTCGGTTCAATATGACCGAGGAGGACTTCGCCAGCGTAATGGAAAAGAAGCCCAAGCCAAAGTTTAAAGACCTGCAAATCCAGATCCAGACCATTGAGCACAAAGCCGTTAAAGTCATCGGTGACTTAACAGACTTCTCATTTGAGGCGTTTGAGAAAAAATTCCTGAATAGGGCATCCAAGGACGATGTATTCTCAGCCTTCAAAACACAGATAGACAAGCTTTCGAAAGAGGGGCGAGCAGGTACCGCCAGTTCCTACGGATGTGCCATGAAGTCCATTGAGACCTTCGTTGATAAATCCAGCCTGCCATTTGCGGCTGTGACGGCAGAGTTCCTGCGGGAGTATGAGCAATGGATGCTCTCCAATAAAAAATCGCTCACTACCGTCGGGATCTACCTGAGGACACTGCGCGCTTTGTATAACGATGCCATTGCCTCTGGTGATGCTAAGCAGGAGCTCTACCCCTTCGGAAAGAGAAAATATGTGACCCCTTCCGGCCGTAATGTGAAGAAAGCCTTGGCTCTCACTGATATTGAGAAAATATTCACCTATGTGCCTAAACATGAAGGTGAGGAGAGGGCTAGGGATCTATGGGTTTTCTCCTACCTATGTCAGGGGATTAATGTGAAAGACATCGCCCGCCTCAGATATCGCAATCTGGAGGAGGAGCGAATCACCTTCATCCGGGCTAAAACTGAAAGAACCAGCCGTCAAAACTTAAAGCCAATCACGGTTGTGAGAACACCAGAGATTGATCAAATCATAGAAAGATGGGGGAGCAAAGACGCTAAGGCGGATAATTTTATCTTCTCTCTACTGGAGCCTGATCTAAGCCCGGAGAGAGAGTTGGCGCGGGTAAGGAACATTACGAAAGAGATCAATAAATACATTAAAAGAATCGCTATTGCAGTAGGTATAGAGAAGAATATTTCCACCTACTCGGCCCGGCACTCTTTTTCCACGGTTCTCAAGCGGGCAGGGGCTCCCATAGAGCTTATTTCAGAGGCTTTGGGGCATAGCAATCTAAAAACCACTGAAAGTTATCTGGACAGTTTTGAGGACAAGGTGAAGAGGAGATACTCAAGTGCCCTCACCGCCTTCTCTAAGGAGAAAGAGTAA
- a CDS encoding 4a-hydroxytetrahydrobiopterin dehydratase translates to MMSLTEKKCVPCEGGVPTIQGQEIENYTCQLKSKWTVVEEKLLRREFTFPDFVTALAFVNKVGAIAEEEGHHPDLHLSYGKVVVELWTHAIQGLSENDFIVAAKIDALGF, encoded by the coding sequence ATGATGTCACTCACAGAAAAAAAATGCGTCCCCTGCGAGGGAGGCGTGCCCACCATACAGGGCCAGGAGATTGAAAATTACACCTGCCAATTAAAAAGCAAATGGACGGTGGTGGAGGAGAAACTATTGCGCCGGGAGTTTACCTTCCCTGACTTTGTAACCGCCCTGGCCTTCGTGAACAAAGTAGGGGCCATTGCCGAGGAAGAAGGCCACCACCCTGACCTGCACCTTTCCTATGGAAAAGTAGTGGTGGAACTTTGGACCCACGCTATACAGGGGTTATCAGAGAATGATTTTATTGTGGCGGCTAAGATTGATGCATTGGGGTTTTAG
- a CDS encoding phenylalanine 4-monooxygenase, producing MATSTPGDRIIPTLKDMQQVYQNYTAEDQQVWQILYGRQMAGLHSQACQSFLEGLHTVEFKGETIPDFSQVNQLLKEVSGWEVVAVEGIVDDKVFFQLLSERKFPATTWLRRMSELDYLEEPDMFHDVFGHIPLLTNGPITEFLQALSKIGYEHAENPEAIELLSRIYWFTIEFGLIRENGNLRVYGAGILSSVGETKHSLSEDPLHFAYSVDQILDTPYRKDVFQDRYFIIDSYEQLLGSLGEIRAKLEARL from the coding sequence ATGGCAACGTCCACCCCCGGTGATCGCATTATCCCTACGTTAAAAGACATGCAGCAAGTGTACCAGAACTACACGGCCGAGGACCAGCAGGTGTGGCAGATCCTGTACGGGAGGCAGATGGCGGGACTTCACAGCCAGGCCTGCCAGTCGTTTCTGGAAGGCTTGCACACGGTGGAGTTCAAAGGGGAAACCATCCCTGATTTCAGCCAGGTAAACCAGCTTTTGAAAGAGGTAAGCGGCTGGGAAGTGGTGGCCGTAGAAGGCATTGTGGACGACAAGGTTTTCTTCCAACTCCTCTCTGAGCGCAAGTTCCCGGCTACCACCTGGCTGCGCCGCATGAGCGAGCTGGATTACCTGGAAGAGCCGGACATGTTCCATGATGTGTTCGGGCACATTCCGCTGCTCACCAACGGACCGATCACCGAGTTCCTGCAGGCTCTCAGCAAAATTGGCTATGAACACGCAGAAAACCCCGAGGCCATTGAACTGCTGTCAAGAATCTACTGGTTTACCATTGAATTTGGCCTGATCAGGGAGAACGGGAACCTGCGCGTGTACGGCGCAGGCATTCTGAGCTCAGTAGGGGAAACCAAACACAGTTTGAGCGAAGACCCCCTGCACTTTGCCTATAGCGTAGACCAGATTCTGGACACCCCCTACAGAAAGGATGTGTTCCAGGACAGGTACTTTATCATTGACTCCTATGAGCAGCTGCTCGGCTCGCTGGGAGAGATCAGGGCAAAGCTGGAAGCCCGGCTTTAG